In the Chroococcidiopsis sp. SAG 2025 genome, one interval contains:
- a CDS encoding universal stress protein, whose translation MNLKPILARLQNALGSQDVHNLILRMPTGYQTQNNTSERSLNLVVGYDGSPDSQAALDLALLIAHQTRLATQNQVTIHVVYVLDEVQIELLTKIYSSSSSKAFRRGQKKSTPVATLSGTQALATKSKTVLLAQADEILWRARCLAEAWKGTFVAHLRFGSLATELKNIVETESADILLLGCRSQSSLVIRQLDPSLPCAILGISE comes from the coding sequence GTGAACCTCAAACCCATTCTGGCGCGGCTACAAAATGCTCTAGGTAGTCAAGACGTACATAACTTAATTTTACGGATGCCAACTGGATATCAAACTCAGAATAATACATCCGAGCGATCGCTAAATTTAGTTGTCGGTTATGATGGTTCTCCTGACAGCCAAGCAGCGCTAGATCTAGCTTTATTAATTGCTCATCAAACTCGCTTGGCGACTCAAAACCAAGTCACAATTCACGTTGTTTATGTCTTAGATGAAGTACAAATAGAGTTACTGACCAAAATTTATAGCTCCAGTTCCTCAAAAGCTTTTCGTCGGGGACAAAAGAAATCTACACCTGTTGCTACTCTCTCTGGAACTCAGGCACTTGCAACTAAATCTAAAACAGTTTTGTTAGCACAAGCAGACGAAATTTTATGGCGAGCGCGATGTTTAGCTGAAGCATGGAAAGGTACGTTTGTGGCTCATCTACGATTTGGTTCTTTAGCTACAGAACTCAAAAATATTGTAGAGACTGAATCAGCAGACATACTGCTGTTAGGTTGTCGTTCTCAAAGTAGTCTAGTGATTCGACAGTTAGATCCGAGTCTCCCCTGCGCGATATTAGGAATTTCTGAATAA
- a CDS encoding DNA adenine methylase, with protein sequence MLRQSLQLSLPRPFLKWAGGKSQLISQYISYFPQKFATYYEPFLGGGAVFFYLYGVARNDKSTKKFPAVLTDINPELINVYCCVRDRVEELIELLTRHQEQHDRDYYYRVRSQFTGTSVEMAARLIYLNKTCFNGLYRENSKGEFNVPMGRYKNPTICSAELLRLVSDSLQSVKIEVRYFDAILEFAKTTEDFVYFDPPYHPLSNTSNFTGYSRYSFNETDQIRLRDTFAELAGRGVKVMLSNSNCSLVRELYKDFHIHEILAARSINSQAQKRGKITEILVMAN encoded by the coding sequence ATGCTACGTCAGTCACTCCAGTTAAGCCTTCCGCGCCCGTTTTTAAAATGGGCAGGTGGTAAAAGCCAGTTGATTTCTCAATATATTTCTTACTTTCCTCAAAAATTTGCTACGTACTACGAGCCATTTTTAGGAGGAGGGGCAGTCTTTTTTTACTTGTATGGAGTGGCTAGAAACGATAAATCGACAAAAAAGTTTCCAGCAGTACTGACAGATATTAATCCTGAATTGATCAATGTGTATTGTTGCGTGCGCGATCGCGTTGAGGAATTAATCGAGTTGTTGACACGGCATCAAGAACAGCACGATCGCGATTATTATTATCGGGTGCGATCGCAGTTCACGGGAACGTCTGTGGAAATGGCAGCACGATTAATTTATTTGAATAAAACTTGTTTTAACGGTTTATACCGCGAAAACTCTAAAGGCGAATTTAATGTCCCAATGGGGAGATATAAAAATCCTACTATTTGTAGTGCAGAGTTATTGCGTTTAGTTTCAGATTCTCTTCAATCTGTAAAAATAGAAGTTAGATATTTTGACGCTATTTTGGAATTTGCTAAAACGACAGAGGATTTTGTTTATTTCGATCCACCTTATCATCCTCTAAGTAACACTAGTAATTTCACGGGCTATAGTCGTTACTCTTTTAACGAAACAGATCAGATTAGATTGAGAGATACATTTGCAGAACTTGCAGGTCGTGGGGTTAAGGTTATGCTTTCTAATTCTAATTGTTCGTTGGTTCGAGAGTTATATAAAGATTTTCATATTCATGAAATTTTAGCAGCTAGATCGATCAACTCTCAAGCCCAAAAGAGAGGTAAGATTACTGAAATATTAGTGATGGCAAATTAA
- a CDS encoding DUF1350 family protein has translation MEWKEIAGNWVLVPHKQIGIVHFLGGAFVATAPQLTYRWLLEQLAEENYVVVATPFVNTLDHTAIARSVLNGFENAIGQLYAKSLLRSRYLPIYGVGHSMGCKLHLLIGSLFNVERAGNILISFNNYAARDAIPLVQQLNFNPGFSVEFTPSPLETNTLLQTRYEVRRNLAIKFTNDTIDQSEALVKLLHQRFPGMVTLKTLSGTHTTPLSQDLQWQTGSNFTPLDAVGQWFKQEFSRDLRQLRQTIVQWLNPVSML, from the coding sequence ATGGAATGGAAAGAAATTGCTGGGAACTGGGTTTTAGTTCCCCACAAACAAATCGGGATCGTACATTTTTTAGGAGGTGCGTTTGTCGCTACGGCACCTCAATTGACGTATCGCTGGCTCTTAGAACAACTCGCTGAGGAAAATTACGTTGTCGTTGCTACGCCGTTTGTCAATACTCTAGATCATACTGCGATCGCCCGCTCGGTACTGAACGGGTTTGAAAATGCGATCGGACAACTTTACGCTAAATCTCTCCTCCGCAGCCGCTATTTACCAATTTACGGCGTAGGGCATAGTATGGGGTGTAAACTCCACTTATTGATTGGCAGTCTGTTCAATGTCGAACGCGCTGGTAATATCCTCATTTCTTTCAATAACTATGCGGCACGCGATGCCATCCCGTTAGTACAGCAGTTGAATTTTAATCCAGGCTTCTCTGTCGAGTTTACTCCTTCTCCTCTGGAAACCAATACTCTGTTGCAAACTCGTTATGAAGTCCGCCGCAACTTAGCGATCAAGTTTACCAATGACACGATCGATCAGTCTGAAGCTTTGGTGAAGTTGCTGCATCAACGCTTTCCTGGGATGGTAACATTAAAAACCCTCAGCGGTACTCATACCACGCCTTTAAGTCAAGATTTGCAATGGCAAACTGGTTCTAACTTTACTCCTCTCGATGCAGTAGGACAGTGGTTTAAGCAAGAGTTTTCTCGCGATTTAAGACAGCTAAGACAAACAATCGTACAGTGGCTTAATCCTGTTTCTATGTTGTGA
- a CDS encoding antibiotic biosynthesis monooxygenase, producing the protein MILEAVMLNVKLGMESDFEATFKQASRIISSMNGYLSHELHKCIEIKGKYLLLVKWKTLESHTVEFRESPEYQKWKKLLHHFYDPFPVVEHFEKI; encoded by the coding sequence ATGATTCTTGAGGCAGTAATGCTGAATGTCAAGTTGGGAATGGAAAGCGATTTTGAAGCAACTTTCAAACAGGCTTCCAGAATTATTTCGTCTATGAATGGGTATTTATCCCACGAATTACATAAATGTATAGAAATTAAAGGAAAATATTTATTACTTGTTAAGTGGAAGACGTTAGAATCTCATACAGTTGAATTTAGAGAATCTCCTGAATATCAAAAGTGGAAAAAACTATTACACCACTTTTACGATCCATTTCCAGTAGTCGAACATTTTGAAAAAATTTAA
- a CDS encoding class I SAM-dependent methyltransferase — translation MSQFDSIGQLFPPKKKGFSEQLKKTFNNGKQLLPKSFKQSAKQALKPFFMLKTRVELLQAGVQPLAENWCERGVSAHRVYLDWYLQKFTADIKGHCLEFQDDTYTSRFRDRITKLDVLNKDYIPNATIVADLTQPNNLPSNTYDCIICTYVLHIIAEPEKIVSEMHRILKPGGVLLIAVPNITINYPAYPEYWRFTARGLHYLLAKYFLTEQIDIQTYGNSFVAAGELRGMVAYDFTQAKLEYNDPRFPLIVCGRAVKSEQ, via the coding sequence GTGAGCCAATTTGATAGTATTGGACAGCTTTTTCCACCTAAGAAAAAAGGTTTTTCTGAGCAGTTGAAGAAAACATTTAATAATGGAAAACAACTGCTACCAAAGAGTTTTAAGCAATCTGCCAAGCAAGCATTAAAACCTTTTTTTATGCTCAAAACAAGAGTAGAGCTACTACAGGCAGGCGTGCAGCCTTTAGCAGAAAACTGGTGTGAGAGAGGAGTTAGCGCTCATCGCGTTTATTTAGATTGGTATTTACAAAAATTCACGGCAGATATTAAAGGTCATTGCCTAGAATTTCAAGACGATACTTATACATCTCGTTTTAGGGATCGGATTACCAAGCTAGATGTTTTAAACAAGGATTATATTCCAAATGCAACTATTGTTGCTGATTTAACTCAACCAAATAATCTACCTAGTAATACTTATGACTGTATCATTTGTACGTATGTTTTACACATAATTGCAGAACCAGAAAAAATCGTTTCAGAAATGCATCGTATTTTAAAGCCAGGGGGTGTATTACTGATTGCCGTACCGAATATTACAATCAACTATCCTGCCTATCCAGAATACTGGCGCTTTACAGCTCGCGGTTTGCACTACCTTTTAGCTAAATATTTTCTTACCGAACAGATCGATATTCAAACGTATGGAAATTCTTTTGTAGCTGCTGGAGAACTCCGAGGCATGGTAGCTTATGATTTTACTCAGGCGAAATTGGAATATAACGATCCGCGTTTCCCACTGATTGTTTGTGGGAGGGCAGTCAAGTCAGAGCAATAA
- a CDS encoding transglutaminase family protein, which produces MRLIAGCQITYEVNAPTPLIFMLRPRSGLGQWVMREEYIIEPSAQVIEYTDSYGNLCQRMVAPPGSFQIQTTAEVDTADKIDTQLGAPYVLVQDLPESTLQFLLPSRYCQADCLGDLANEIAGNAAPGYDQVEAIRSWIQRNIEYRYGTSDASTSAVDTAEQKVGVCRDFTHLGIALSRSLNIPARMVVGYLYELDPMDLHAWFEAFVGGRWYTFDATQKEPRGNRIAIAYGRDAADVALVTQFGAVQLKNMKVWVDQANT; this is translated from the coding sequence ATGCGGCTGATTGCAGGGTGTCAAATTACATATGAAGTCAACGCGCCAACTCCACTCATTTTCATGCTTAGACCTCGCAGTGGATTGGGACAATGGGTGATGCGAGAGGAATACATCATCGAACCCAGCGCACAAGTTATAGAGTATACCGATAGTTATGGTAATTTGTGTCAGCGGATGGTAGCGCCTCCAGGTTCATTTCAGATACAAACTACAGCTGAAGTAGACACCGCAGATAAAATTGATACTCAACTAGGCGCGCCGTATGTGTTGGTACAGGATTTACCGGAAAGTACGCTGCAATTTCTGTTACCCAGTCGCTATTGTCAAGCAGATTGCTTGGGAGATTTAGCAAATGAGATTGCTGGCAATGCTGCGCCTGGATACGATCAAGTAGAGGCGATTCGCAGTTGGATTCAGCGAAATATAGAATATCGCTACGGTACGAGCGATGCTTCTACTTCTGCTGTGGATACAGCCGAGCAAAAAGTAGGGGTTTGCCGCGATTTTACCCACTTGGGTATCGCCTTAAGCCGCAGTTTAAATATTCCGGCACGGATGGTAGTAGGATATCTTTACGAGTTAGATCCGATGGATCTGCACGCTTGGTTTGAGGCATTTGTCGGCGGACGTTGGTATACGTTTGATGCTACCCAAAAAGAACCAAGGGGTAATAGAATTGCGATCGCCTACGGACGAGATGCGGCTGATGTTGCCTTAGTTACCCAATTTGGTGCAGTACAATTGAAGAATATGAAAGTTTGGGTAGATCAAGCTAATACCTAA
- a CDS encoding ABC transporter ATP-binding protein, translating to MTKSTSFSPNQNELDYNSRNFLEIKNLVKSYRNPNGSEFVVLDGIDLTIAEDEYISVIGHSGCGKSTLLKIVAGLEKATAGSVRLEGREIRKPGVERMMVFQQYSLLPWLTVRENVRLAVDEAIENASRAEKISIVNEHLAMVNLTAAADKYPDEISGGMKQRVGIARALATRPKMLLMDEPFGALDALTRGKLQRQVLDIWEHQRQAVMMITHDVEEAIYMSDRIILMTNDPNAKIGEIINVPFPHPRDRHAMRHSTEYMKLRDRALDFLDRYFTQDE from the coding sequence ATGACCAAATCCACAAGTTTTTCTCCTAATCAAAACGAGCTTGACTATAATTCTCGCAACTTCCTAGAAATTAAAAACCTCGTCAAATCTTACCGCAATCCTAATGGCAGTGAATTTGTCGTGCTAGATGGCATCGATCTGACTATTGCAGAAGACGAATATATTTCTGTTATCGGTCACTCTGGCTGCGGTAAATCAACTCTACTGAAAATTGTGGCTGGGTTGGAAAAAGCTACTGCTGGATCGGTAAGGCTGGAAGGGAGAGAAATCCGCAAACCAGGCGTAGAAAGAATGATGGTGTTTCAACAATATTCCCTATTGCCGTGGTTAACAGTAAGGGAAAATGTTAGGCTCGCAGTAGATGAAGCGATCGAAAATGCTAGCCGTGCCGAAAAAATTAGCATTGTGAACGAACACTTAGCAATGGTGAATTTAACAGCGGCAGCAGATAAGTATCCTGATGAAATATCGGGAGGAATGAAACAGCGAGTAGGAATTGCACGAGCTTTAGCAACTCGTCCAAAAATGCTACTAATGGACGAACCTTTCGGGGCGTTAGATGCTCTCACTCGCGGGAAATTACAAAGACAAGTCTTAGATATTTGGGAACATCAGCGACAGGCGGTGATGATGATTACTCATGACGTAGAAGAGGCAATTTATATGTCCGATCGCATTATTTTAATGACCAATGATCCCAACGCTAAAATTGGTGAAATCATCAACGTTCCCTTTCCCCACCCCCGCGATCGCCATGCTATGAGACATTCAACAGAATACATGAAATTACGCGATCGCGCCTTAGATTTTCTCGATCGCTATTTCACCCAAGACGAATAA
- a CDS encoding VOC family protein — MFDGVQAVFFFVVDVVEAANWYSKLLNLPVKYFNSDGEIKAAIIQVGKVEMFFHPADAKMSPGSAGQVAYWRVNDFAKALDKAKQHGATLYRGPLVIEDNQAICQMRDPFNNFFGMQGSL, encoded by the coding sequence ATGTTTGATGGAGTTCAAGCTGTCTTTTTTTTCGTGGTTGATGTTGTTGAAGCAGCAAATTGGTACAGCAAACTTTTAAATCTTCCAGTCAAGTATTTCAATTCAGATGGAGAAATAAAAGCAGCTATAATTCAGGTTGGTAAAGTAGAAATGTTTTTTCATCCTGCTGATGCAAAGATGTCTCCTGGTAGTGCAGGTCAGGTTGCTTACTGGCGTGTCAATGACTTTGCAAAAGCACTTGATAAAGCAAAGCAGCATGGAGCTACGCTTTACCGGGGACCCTTAGTAATTGAAGATAATCAAGCAATTTGTCAGATGCGCGATCCTTTTAATAATTTCTTTGGTATGCAAGGTTCGCTCTAG
- a CDS encoding SDR family oxidoreductase — protein MSEVKKVALVTGANRGLGLETCRQLAKQNIKVILTSRNEEKGKLAADKLRAEGLHVIYHSLDVTNPDSVARLAEFVKSQFGRLDILINNAGVLLDYAESDGSIFNLKLKTLQSTLETNTIGPLLLCQALIPIMKQHNYGRVVNVSSGAGQLHDMSTGYPSYRISKTALNAVTRIFANELEGTNILVNAVCPGWVRTDMGGANATRTVEQGVDSIVWLATLADDGPTSSFFRDRQPIEW, from the coding sequence ATGAGCGAAGTTAAAAAAGTTGCGCTCGTGACAGGAGCAAATCGTGGTTTGGGTTTAGAAACTTGCCGTCAATTAGCAAAACAAAATATTAAAGTTATTTTAACTAGCCGTAACGAAGAAAAAGGAAAGTTAGCGGCGGATAAGCTGCGAGCAGAGGGATTACATGTTATTTACCATTCGCTAGATGTCACCAATCCAGACAGTGTGGCACGTTTAGCAGAATTTGTAAAAAGTCAGTTTGGACGCTTAGATATCTTGATAAACAATGCTGGCGTACTACTCGATTATGCAGAGTCAGATGGTAGTATTTTTAACTTAAAACTGAAGACTCTACAAAGCACGCTAGAGACAAATACAATTGGTCCGCTACTACTATGCCAAGCCTTAATTCCCATCATGAAACAGCATAATTATGGCAGAGTTGTCAATGTCTCCTCTGGTGCGGGACAACTACATGACATGAGTACGGGATATCCTAGCTATCGCATTTCTAAAACCGCGTTAAATGCCGTGACGCGAATTTTTGCCAATGAATTAGAGGGAACAAACATTTTAGTAAATGCCGTTTGTCCTGGCTGGGTAAGAACTGATATGGGTGGCGCTAATGCAACTCGTACCGTCGAACAAGGCGTTGATTCGATTGTGTGGCTGGCAACTTTAGCGGATGATGGACCCACAAGTAGCTTTTTCCGCGATCGCCAACCGATAGAGTGGTAA